In Methylobacterium aquaticum, the following are encoded in one genomic region:
- a CDS encoding NAD(P)-dependent oxidoreductase, whose translation MNLDRSSARIAFLGLGKMGLPMASRLVAAGWTVAGFDPSPAAADAFAAAGGRAAPSARDAAEGAGVVVTMLPDGRAVRAVLVGPDGVAGHLAPGAIAIDMSSSAPVGTRELADDLAALNVVLLDAPVSGGVRRAVDGTLAIMVGGDATTAAAVRPLLDCLGASIFETGPIGSGHAMKALNNYVSAAGLTAACEALRIGARFGLDPELMTDILNVSTGRNNATEVKLKPFVIPKAYASGFSMALMAKDLRTADDLARHEGIPAPLSRTIASLWQDALDELGTEADHTAIDAFLATRPARE comes from the coding sequence ATGAACCTCGATCGTTCCTCCGCCCGCATCGCGTTCCTGGGGCTCGGCAAGATGGGGCTGCCGATGGCGAGCCGGCTCGTGGCGGCGGGCTGGACGGTCGCCGGGTTCGATCCCTCGCCGGCCGCCGCCGACGCCTTCGCGGCGGCCGGCGGCCGGGCGGCACCCTCGGCGCGGGACGCCGCGGAAGGGGCGGGCGTCGTCGTGACGATGCTGCCGGACGGCCGTGCGGTGCGCGCCGTCCTCGTCGGGCCGGACGGCGTCGCCGGGCATCTCGCGCCGGGGGCGATCGCGATCGACATGAGTTCGTCGGCACCGGTCGGCACCCGGGAACTCGCCGACGACCTCGCCGCCCTGAACGTCGTGCTCCTCGACGCGCCGGTCTCCGGCGGGGTGAGGCGCGCGGTCGACGGCACCCTCGCCATCATGGTCGGCGGGGACGCGACGACTGCCGCAGCCGTGAGGCCGCTCCTCGACTGCCTCGGCGCCTCGATCTTCGAGACCGGGCCGATCGGCTCCGGCCACGCCATGAAGGCCCTCAACAACTACGTCTCCGCCGCCGGCCTCACCGCGGCCTGCGAGGCGCTGCGGATCGGCGCCCGCTTCGGCCTCGATCCCGAGCTGATGACGGACATCCTCAACGTGTCCACGGGCCGCAACAACGCGACCGAGGTCAAGCTCAAGCCGTTCGTGATCCCCAAGGCCTACGCCTCGGGCTTCTCGATGGCGCTGATGGCCAAGGACCTGCGCACGGCGGACGATCTCGCCCGCCACGAGGGCATCCCGGCGCCTCTGTCGCGGACGATCGCTTCCCTGTGGCAGGACGCCCTCGACGAACTCGGGACGGAGGCGGACCACACGGCCATCGACGCGTTCCTGGCCACGCGGCCGGCTCGGGAATGA
- a CDS encoding IS110 family transposase produces the protein MTEVLYPRCAALDVHKDTVVAAIRLAEGREVQSEVRTFATTTPALLDLSAWLDEQGCTHVAMEATGIYWRPVWQVLDADSRTLILANAAHVKNVPGRKTDVADAVWLSDLLAHGLIRASFVPEAQTQAMRDLLRTRKQLVREQASHVQRIQKTLEEANLKLASVLTDIMGQSGRAVLDALVKGECDPAGLQALVSPRVKAAPEAIRAALTGRIGDHHRFLLGVHLRQYDGLGRAIAEIDAQVERDLGPFREAVKLLVTIPGISDLTAQVILSEIGPDMSRFPTAGHLISWAGLCPRNDESAGKRRSTRLRKGAPWLKTALVQAAWAGVRKKTSSIRTQFQRLRSRRGPKKAICAVAASLLTAIYHMLKTGTAYIDPGPDHGRKGAPTIRAKALARQIERLGFACEIKAVETVSI, from the coding sequence GTGACGGAGGTTCTCTACCCCCGCTGCGCCGCCCTCGACGTTCACAAGGACACCGTCGTCGCAGCCATCCGCTTGGCCGAAGGCCGCGAGGTTCAAAGCGAGGTGCGCACGTTTGCCACCACCACGCCCGCCCTGCTCGACCTGTCCGCCTGGCTCGACGAGCAGGGCTGCACCCACGTTGCCATGGAGGCCACCGGCATCTACTGGCGCCCGGTCTGGCAGGTGCTCGACGCCGACAGCCGCACCCTGATCCTGGCCAACGCCGCCCACGTCAAGAACGTGCCCGGCCGCAAGACCGATGTGGCCGACGCGGTCTGGCTCTCCGACCTGCTCGCCCACGGCCTGATCCGCGCCAGCTTCGTGCCCGAGGCCCAGACCCAGGCGATGCGCGACCTGCTGCGCACCCGCAAGCAGTTGGTCCGCGAGCAGGCCAGCCACGTCCAGCGCATTCAGAAAACGCTCGAGGAAGCCAACCTCAAGCTCGCTTCGGTGCTCACCGACATCATGGGCCAGTCCGGTCGCGCCGTACTCGATGCGCTGGTCAAGGGCGAGTGCGATCCAGCCGGGTTGCAGGCGCTGGTCAGCCCGCGGGTGAAGGCGGCGCCCGAGGCGATCCGTGCCGCGCTGACGGGCCGGATCGGGGATCATCATCGCTTCCTGCTGGGCGTGCATCTGCGCCAGTACGACGGGCTGGGGCGGGCGATCGCGGAGATCGACGCACAGGTGGAGCGCGACCTCGGCCCTTTCCGGGAGGCGGTGAAGTTGCTGGTGACAATCCCGGGCATCAGTGACCTCACCGCGCAGGTGATCCTCTCCGAGATCGGCCCCGACATGAGCCGGTTCCCGACCGCTGGCCACCTGATCTCCTGGGCCGGGCTGTGCCCGAGAAACGACGAGAGCGCAGGCAAGCGGCGCTCGACGCGGCTGCGCAAGGGCGCGCCCTGGCTCAAGACGGCGCTGGTCCAGGCGGCTTGGGCCGGGGTGCGCAAGAAGACGAGCTCCATCAGGACGCAGTTCCAGCGTCTGCGCAGCCGGCGTGGCCCCAAGAAGGCGATCTGCGCGGTCGCCGCCTCCTTGCTGACGGCGATCTACCACATGCTCAAAACCGGCACGGCATACATCGATCCCGGGCCTGACCACGGCCGCAAGGGTGCCCCGACTATCCGCGCCAAGGCGCTCGCCCGGCAAATCGAGCGCCTTGGATTTGCGTGCGAAATCAAGGCCGTAGAGACAGTTTCTATTTAG
- a CDS encoding carbamoyltransferase family protein — MRYYLGLATTFHDPALALVGPDGTVLFAEATERYLQYKRAPNCEPDSAPRMAGLLKAHLPPGAELVIATTWGPEFSRYLADQAGAGAFGLEALNAHSPALNRSLVPERSERTFIAELALAQGRAGYGTLLGLDRAHGNRGSGGRSSIAGLKRYPHHLTHAAYGLWGSPFRDATCLVVDGMGETGASAIYRMEAGRLIEVKRHRGRESVGFFFGFVTDLAGFDQAKGEEWKIMGLAPYGRQDPELMALLRRLYRIETGRLRFSDAATVQAVAEAIRARRPPQADEDGWADLSACGQAIFSEMMDVLVAEAWRLSPHENLVVTGGCALNSSYNGKLLGNGKLFGRSDFRRLHVPSAPADDGNALGAAWLAFQEDNPGWTGPGALATPYLGSRVSTGPLERMVDWEPRLRRLGHDGVTQAASGILAAGGLVGWVQGRAEFGPRALGNRSILADPRPADAKAILNAKVKYREAFRPFAPSILAEAGPDWFEDYQDSPYMERTLVWRPEMRERVPAVVHEDGTGRLQSVTEDRNPAYAALIRAFAERTGVPILLNTSFNVMGKPILHTAEDAILMFSTTGLDAVVIEDWILVKDGVKT, encoded by the coding sequence ATGCGCTACTATCTCGGCCTCGCCACCACCTTCCACGACCCGGCCCTCGCCCTGGTCGGGCCGGACGGCACGGTGCTCTTCGCCGAGGCGACCGAGCGCTACCTGCAATACAAGCGCGCCCCGAACTGCGAGCCGGATTCGGCGCCGCGCATGGCCGGCCTGCTCAAGGCCCACCTGCCGCCCGGCGCCGAACTGGTGATCGCCACCACCTGGGGGCCGGAATTCAGCCGCTACCTCGCCGACCAGGCCGGGGCCGGGGCCTTCGGGCTCGAGGCGCTCAACGCCCATTCGCCGGCCCTGAACCGCTCGCTGGTGCCGGAGCGTTCCGAGCGCACCTTCATCGCCGAGCTGGCGCTGGCGCAGGGGAGGGCCGGCTACGGCACGCTGCTCGGGCTCGACCGGGCCCATGGAAACCGGGGTTCCGGCGGCCGTTCCAGCATCGCGGGCCTCAAGCGCTATCCCCACCACCTGACCCATGCGGCCTACGGCCTGTGGGGCTCGCCGTTCCGGGACGCCACCTGCCTCGTCGTCGACGGGATGGGCGAGACCGGCGCCTCGGCGATCTACCGCATGGAGGCGGGGCGCCTGATCGAGGTGAAGCGCCATCGCGGGCGCGAATCGGTCGGCTTCTTCTTCGGCTTCGTCACCGACCTCGCCGGCTTCGACCAGGCCAAGGGCGAGGAATGGAAGATCATGGGGCTCGCCCCCTATGGCCGTCAGGACCCGGAGCTGATGGCGCTCCTGCGCCGGCTCTACAGAATCGAGACCGGCCGCCTGCGCTTCTCGGACGCCGCCACCGTGCAGGCGGTGGCCGAGGCGATCCGCGCCCGCCGCCCTCCGCAAGCCGACGAGGACGGCTGGGCGGACCTCTCGGCCTGCGGCCAGGCGATCTTTTCGGAGATGATGGACGTGCTGGTCGCCGAGGCGTGGCGGCTCAGCCCCCACGAGAACCTCGTCGTCACCGGCGGCTGCGCGTTGAACTCGTCCTATAACGGAAAGCTGCTTGGTAACGGAAAGCTGTTTGGGCGCAGCGACTTCCGGCGCCTCCACGTCCCCTCGGCGCCGGCCGACGACGGCAACGCGCTGGGGGCGGCCTGGCTCGCCTTCCAGGAGGACAATCCGGGCTGGACCGGGCCGGGCGCGCTCGCCACGCCCTATCTCGGCTCGCGGGTCTCGACCGGGCCGCTGGAGCGCATGGTCGATTGGGAGCCGCGCCTGCGCCGGCTCGGCCATGACGGGGTGACGCAGGCCGCTTCCGGCATCCTGGCGGCGGGCGGGCTCGTCGGCTGGGTGCAGGGGCGGGCGGAGTTCGGGCCCCGCGCGCTCGGCAACCGCTCGATCCTGGCCGATCCGCGCCCCGCCGACGCCAAGGCGATCCTGAACGCCAAGGTGAAGTACCGCGAGGCGTTCCGGCCCTTCGCGCCCTCGATCCTGGCCGAGGCCGGGCCGGACTGGTTCGAGGATTACCAGGACAGCCCCTACATGGAGCGCACCCTGGTCTGGCGCCCGGAGATGCGGGAGAGGGTGCCGGCGGTGGTGCACGAGGACGGCACCGGCCGGCTCCAGAGCGTGACCGAGGACCGCAACCCGGCCTATGCCGCCCTGATCCGCGCCTTCGCCGAGCGGACCGGCGTGCCGATCCTGCTCAACACCAGCTTCAACGTAATGGGCAAGCCGATCCTCCACACCGCCGAGGACGCGATCCTGATGTTCTCCACCACCGGGCTCGATGCCGTGGTGATCGAGGACTGGATCCTGGTGAAGGACGGGGTGAAGACATGA
- the putA gene encoding bifunctional proline dehydrogenase/L-glutamate gamma-semialdehyde dehydrogenase PutA — protein sequence MPAPLPVFHAPYAADDAALARLFLERASLPPEREAKVDALARDLVGAIRQETGGLGGVEAMLREYSLSTKEGLALMVLAEALLRVPDAATADRLIEDKLRFGGFEQHATRSEALLVRSSAWALGLSARIIQPGDTPEGILAGLAKRLGLPAVRQAARQAMRVMGGHFVLGETIEAALKRSASGQGRLYRYSFDMLGEGARTAEDARAYAASYAAAIEAIGRAAGNKPLPDRPGISVKLSALHPRYEAVGRDRVMAELVPVLLSLAQAARSYDLNFTVDAEEADRLELSLDVIAAVLGDPSLAGWDGFGLAVQAYQKRCLQVIDHVADLAARLDRRLMVRLVKGAYWDTEVKRAQERGLPDYPVFTRKSMTDLSYLAAAERMLAHRPRLFPQFATHNALTVAAIVERAGPQAGTYEFQRLHGMGEALYARLLAAVPGAACRTYAPVGGHRDLLAYLVRRLLENGANSSFVSQAADPAVPVESLLRRPAESVGNPDRARHAKLRRPAEMFAPERVNSAGVEFGDRAALERLTDAVAAARGPAEAAPMIDGAAQAGTPRDVLSPNDARTIVGTVTEASPETAAFAMRAARKGAIAWGKVPAEQRAAALERAADAMEASTGRLIHLLQAEAGKTLDDAVAELREAVDFCRYYAAQGRKLFDASLALPGPTGESNRLSLRSRGVFVAISPWNFPLAIFVGQVAAALMAGNAVVAKPAEQTPLVAAEAVRLMHRAGIAPSALHLVPGDGAVGAALVAHRDVAGVVFTGSTEVARHINRALAAKDGPIVPLIAETGGINAMLVDATALPEQVADDVVMSAFRSAGQRCSALRLLLVQEDVADKVIGMVAGAARELRLGDPRDPATHVGPVIDAEARARLDRHGAALRRSAKAHYVGEVPGEGHFVAPQIYEIAGPEALTEEVFGPILHVARYHAADLDRVLDGIEASGYGLTLGVHSRIDATVERVVSRLSTGNVYVNRNMIGAVVGVQPFGGHGLSGTGPKAGGPHYLTRFATEQTVTINTAAAGGDAALIAMEG from the coding sequence ATGCCCGCCCCGCTCCCCGTCTTCCACGCCCCCTACGCCGCCGACGATGCCGCCCTCGCCCGCCTGTTCCTGGAACGGGCGAGCCTGCCGCCGGAGCGCGAGGCCAAGGTCGACGCGCTGGCCCGCGATCTCGTCGGCGCCATCCGGCAGGAGACCGGGGGCCTCGGCGGCGTCGAGGCGATGCTGCGCGAATACTCGCTCTCCACCAAGGAGGGCCTGGCGCTGATGGTGCTGGCGGAAGCCCTGCTGCGGGTGCCGGACGCCGCCACCGCGGACCGCCTGATCGAGGACAAGCTGCGCTTCGGCGGGTTCGAGCAGCACGCCACCCGCTCGGAGGCGCTTCTCGTGCGCTCCTCGGCCTGGGCGCTCGGCCTCTCGGCCCGGATCATCCAGCCCGGCGACACGCCCGAAGGCATCCTCGCCGGCCTCGCCAAGCGTCTCGGTCTGCCGGCCGTGCGCCAGGCCGCCCGCCAGGCGATGCGGGTGATGGGCGGGCATTTCGTGCTCGGCGAGACGATCGAGGCGGCGCTCAAGCGCTCGGCGAGCGGCCAGGGCCGGCTCTACCGCTATTCCTTCGACATGCTCGGCGAGGGCGCCCGCACGGCCGAGGATGCGCGGGCCTACGCGGCTTCTTATGCCGCCGCCATCGAGGCGATCGGGCGGGCCGCCGGCAACAAGCCGCTGCCGGACCGGCCGGGCATCTCGGTCAAGCTCTCGGCGTTGCATCCACGCTACGAGGCGGTCGGCCGCGACCGGGTGATGGCGGAGCTGGTCCCCGTGCTCCTGAGCCTCGCCCAGGCCGCCAGGAGCTACGACCTCAACTTCACGGTCGATGCCGAGGAGGCGGACCGGCTGGAGCTCTCCCTCGACGTGATCGCCGCCGTGCTTGGCGACCCCTCGCTCGCGGGTTGGGACGGGTTCGGCCTCGCGGTCCAGGCCTACCAGAAGCGCTGCCTCCAGGTGATCGACCATGTCGCGGACCTCGCCGCCCGCCTCGACCGGCGGCTGATGGTCCGCCTCGTCAAGGGTGCCTACTGGGACACCGAGGTGAAGCGAGCCCAGGAGCGGGGCCTGCCCGACTATCCCGTCTTCACCCGCAAGAGCATGACCGATCTCAGCTATCTTGCGGCGGCCGAGCGGATGCTGGCCCACCGGCCGCGGCTCTTCCCACAATTCGCCACCCACAACGCGCTCACCGTCGCGGCCATCGTCGAGCGGGCGGGGCCGCAAGCCGGCACCTACGAGTTCCAGCGACTGCACGGCATGGGCGAGGCGCTCTACGCGCGCCTGCTGGCCGCCGTGCCGGGGGCGGCCTGCCGCACCTATGCGCCGGTCGGCGGCCACCGCGACCTGCTGGCCTACCTGGTGCGGCGGCTGCTCGAGAACGGTGCCAATTCCTCCTTCGTCTCGCAGGCCGCCGACCCGGCGGTGCCGGTGGAGAGCCTGCTGCGCCGCCCCGCCGAGAGCGTCGGCAATCCCGACCGCGCCCGGCACGCCAAGCTGCGCCGTCCCGCCGAGATGTTCGCGCCGGAGCGGGTCAACTCCGCCGGAGTGGAGTTCGGCGACCGGGCGGCCCTGGAACGTCTGACGGATGCGGTCGCCGCCGCCCGCGGTCCCGCCGAGGCGGCGCCGATGATCGACGGCGCCGCGCAAGCCGGCACGCCGCGCGACGTGCTGAGCCCGAACGACGCCCGCACGATCGTCGGCACCGTCACCGAGGCCTCCCCGGAAACTGCGGCCTTCGCGATGCGCGCCGCCCGCAAGGGCGCGATCGCCTGGGGCAAGGTTCCCGCGGAGCAGCGCGCCGCCGCCCTGGAGCGGGCCGCCGACGCGATGGAAGCCTCGACGGGTCGCCTGATCCACCTGCTCCAGGCGGAGGCCGGCAAGACCCTCGACGATGCGGTGGCGGAGCTGCGCGAGGCGGTGGATTTCTGCCGCTACTACGCCGCGCAAGGGCGCAAGCTCTTCGACGCTTCGCTGGCCCTGCCGGGCCCGACCGGCGAGAGCAACCGGCTCTCCTTGCGCAGCCGCGGCGTCTTCGTGGCGATCTCGCCGTGGAACTTCCCGCTCGCGATCTTCGTCGGCCAGGTCGCCGCAGCCTTGATGGCCGGCAACGCCGTGGTGGCCAAGCCCGCCGAGCAGACCCCTCTGGTGGCGGCCGAGGCCGTGCGCCTCATGCACCGGGCCGGCATCGCCCCATCGGCGCTCCACCTCGTGCCGGGCGACGGCGCGGTCGGCGCGGCTCTGGTGGCGCATCGCGACGTGGCCGGGGTGGTCTTCACCGGCTCGACCGAGGTGGCGCGCCACATCAACCGGGCGCTCGCCGCCAAGGACGGCCCGATCGTGCCGCTGATCGCCGAGACCGGCGGCATCAACGCGATGCTGGTCGACGCCACGGCGTTGCCTGAGCAGGTCGCCGACGACGTGGTGATGTCCGCCTTCCGCTCCGCCGGCCAGCGCTGCTCGGCACTCCGCCTGCTGCTGGTGCAGGAGGACGTGGCCGACAAGGTGATCGGCATGGTGGCGGGCGCCGCCCGCGAACTGCGCCTCGGCGATCCCCGCGACCCCGCCACCCATGTCGGCCCGGTGATCGACGCGGAGGCCCGCGCCCGCCTCGACCGCCACGGCGCCGCCCTGCGCCGCTCCGCCAAGGCGCATTACGTCGGCGAGGTGCCGGGCGAGGGCCATTTCGTGGCGCCGCAGATCTACGAGATCGCCGGCCCGGAAGCCCTGACGGAGGAAGTGTTCGGGCCGATCCTGCATGTCGCCCGCTATCACGCCGCCGATCTCGACCGGGTGCTCGATGGAATCGAGGCCAGCGGCTACGGCCTGACGCTCGGCGTGCATTCGCGCATCGACGCCACGGTGGAGCGGGTGGTGTCGCGGCTCTCCACCGGCAACGTCTACGTCAACCGCAACATGATCGGCGCGGTGGTCGGCGTGCAGCCCTTCGGCGGCCACGGCCTGTCGGGCACCGGCCCGAAGGCCGGCGGTCCGCACTACCTCACCCGCTTCGCCACCGAGCAGACGGTGACGATCAACACCGCGGCGGCAGGCGGCGACGCGGCGCTGATCGCCATGGAGGGGTGA
- a CDS encoding N-acyl homoserine lactonase family protein, with amino-acid sequence MPVYEVFALRYATHQRPASANLLYPPEGGDPHDGPMPIDYFVWVIRDAERVVLVDTGFDWPACAAYGRTMVRHPLEGLRRLGVDPSEVRDVIVTHLHYDHAGNLPAFPNATFHLQDAEMAYATGRCMCHARLRGAFAVEDVCAMVRKVYEGRVAFVDGDGEVAPGITVHAVPGHTRGLQCVRVETERGPVVLASDAAHFYANLAQQNPFPIVVDVAAMMESWRRLARLAGDPERIVPGHDPLVMARYPRHPDMEIEAVLLHRSPTGSAS; translated from the coding sequence ATGCCGGTCTACGAGGTCTTCGCGTTGCGCTACGCGACGCACCAGCGCCCGGCCTCGGCGAACCTCCTCTATCCGCCGGAGGGCGGGGACCCGCATGACGGGCCGATGCCGATCGACTACTTCGTCTGGGTGATCCGCGACGCGGAGCGCGTGGTCCTGGTCGATACCGGCTTCGACTGGCCCGCCTGCGCCGCCTACGGCCGGACCATGGTGCGCCACCCCCTGGAGGGGCTGCGGCGTCTCGGCGTCGATCCGTCCGAGGTGCGCGACGTGATCGTCACGCATCTGCATTACGACCATGCCGGCAACCTGCCGGCCTTCCCGAATGCGACGTTCCATCTCCAGGATGCCGAGATGGCCTACGCGACGGGGCGCTGCATGTGTCATGCGCGCCTGCGCGGCGCCTTCGCGGTGGAGGATGTCTGCGCCATGGTGCGCAAGGTCTACGAGGGCCGGGTCGCCTTCGTGGACGGGGACGGCGAGGTCGCCCCGGGCATCACGGTCCACGCGGTGCCGGGGCACACGCGCGGGCTGCAATGCGTGCGGGTCGAGACCGAGCGCGGGCCGGTCGTCCTGGCTTCGGACGCGGCGCATTTCTACGCCAACCTCGCCCAGCAGAACCCCTTCCCGATCGTGGTCGACGTCGCCGCGATGATGGAGAGCTGGCGCCGGCTCGCCCGGCTCGCGGGCGACCCGGAGCGGATCGTGCCCGGTCACGACCCGCTGGTCATGGCGCGTTATCCTCGGCATCCGGACATGGAGATCGAGGCGGTGCTGCTGCATCGTTCGCCGACGGGGTCGGCCTCGTGA
- a CDS encoding carboxymuconolactone decarboxylase family protein, producing MAESDQFEKGLEVRRAVLGADYVDASLAKADDFMMAFQRITTEWCWGYAWTRDGLDRKTRSMLNLAMLTALSKPAELKLHVKGALANGVSVDEIKEILLHATVYCGIPSGLEAFKAAHEVLKAEGAIPDKA from the coding sequence ATGGCCGAGAGCGACCAGTTCGAGAAGGGTCTCGAGGTCCGCCGGGCGGTGCTCGGGGCGGATTACGTCGATGCGAGCCTCGCCAAGGCCGACGATTTCATGATGGCGTTCCAGCGCATCACCACCGAGTGGTGCTGGGGCTATGCCTGGACCCGCGACGGGCTCGACCGCAAGACGCGTTCGATGCTCAACCTCGCGATGCTGACCGCCCTGTCGAAGCCGGCGGAACTGAAGCTGCACGTCAAGGGCGCGCTCGCCAACGGCGTCAGCGTCGACGAGATCAAGGAGATCCTGCTGCACGCCACCGTCTATTGCGGCATCCCGTCCGGCCTCGAAGCGTTCAAGGCCGCGCACGAGGTCCTCAAGGCCGAGGGCGCCATCCCCGACAAGGCCTGA